In one Thermomicrobiales bacterium genomic region, the following are encoded:
- a CDS encoding YifB family Mg chelatase-like AAA ATPase: MLATVLSCATIGLEGVLVQVEVAAASPHGNPGIVVVGLPDAAVQESRERVRTAIRSSGGRIPSGRIIVNLAPADIRKEGPAYDLPIAVGLLMSSRAVVADLRDAMVVGELSLDGAVRHTTGILPMVALAAREGVRRAFVPADDADEAALVEGIDVYPVDSLIGLVKHLDGSAPIPPYRGVPIDLESFEITAPDFSVVRGQEHVKRGLEVAAAGGHNVLLSGPPGTGKTLLARSMPSILPRLERDEAIEVTKLFSVAGMLPSGQPMVRERPFRSPHHTVSYAGLVGGGRFPRPGEISLAHRGVLFLDELPEFGQNVLEVLRQPLEDRVVTISRASGAITYPASFMLVAAMNPCPCGYNGDPERECTCSAGAIARYQKRISGPLLDRIDIHLDVPRVEYEKLSDQRAGESSLAIRGRVEEARERQRTRFSDVGIRTNSDMGARDVQRHCVLDDASGTLMRTAMRQLQLSARSYHRILKLSRTIADLAGDDAIRSHHLAEALQYRPKIMTP; this comes from the coding sequence GTGCTTGCAACCGTGCTCAGTTGTGCCACGATCGGCCTCGAAGGCGTGCTCGTCCAGGTTGAGGTCGCGGCGGCGTCCCCGCACGGCAATCCGGGCATCGTAGTTGTCGGCCTGCCGGACGCAGCCGTTCAGGAATCGCGCGAGCGTGTTCGCACTGCGATCAGAAGCAGCGGTGGTCGAATTCCAAGTGGGAGAATCATCGTCAACCTGGCACCAGCCGACATACGTAAGGAGGGCCCGGCTTACGATCTGCCGATCGCGGTCGGCTTGCTGATGTCCAGCCGTGCTGTCGTGGCCGATCTTCGCGACGCGATGGTCGTCGGCGAACTGTCGCTCGACGGCGCAGTCAGGCACACAACCGGCATCCTGCCGATGGTCGCGCTGGCGGCACGCGAGGGTGTCCGCCGCGCGTTCGTACCGGCCGACGATGCTGATGAGGCCGCGTTGGTCGAGGGCATCGACGTGTACCCGGTTGATTCGCTCATCGGTCTGGTGAAGCATCTGGATGGCAGCGCGCCGATTCCTCCGTATCGCGGTGTGCCGATCGACCTTGAATCGTTTGAGATCACTGCGCCGGATTTCTCCGTCGTTCGCGGGCAGGAGCACGTCAAACGCGGACTGGAAGTCGCCGCAGCGGGCGGGCACAACGTGCTGCTTTCTGGACCTCCGGGCACCGGGAAGACGTTGCTCGCGCGGTCGATGCCGTCGATCCTGCCGCGCCTGGAGCGCGATGAAGCGATTGAGGTCACGAAGCTCTTCTCAGTCGCGGGGATGCTTCCCAGCGGACAGCCAATGGTGCGGGAACGCCCATTCCGCTCGCCGCACCACACGGTGTCGTACGCCGGTCTGGTCGGTGGCGGGCGGTTCCCGCGACCTGGGGAAATCAGCCTTGCGCATCGCGGCGTGCTGTTCCTCGATGAGTTGCCCGAGTTCGGGCAGAACGTCCTGGAGGTTCTGCGCCAGCCGCTGGAAGATCGCGTCGTGACGATCTCGCGAGCGAGTGGTGCGATCACCTACCCGGCGTCGTTCATGCTGGTGGCTGCGATGAATCCGTGCCCGTGCGGCTACAACGGAGACCCTGAGCGCGAATGCACCTGCTCGGCCGGAGCCATTGCGCGGTACCAGAAACGCATTTCCGGACCGCTGCTGGATCGCATCGACATTCATCTGGATGTGCCACGCGTCGAGTACGAAAAGCTCTCCGATCAGCGAGCCGGTGAATCGTCATTGGCGATCCGTGGACGCGTTGAGGAGGCTCGCGAGCGGCAGCGTACGAGGTTTAGCGATGTTGGCATCCGCACGAACTCCGACATGGGCGCACGAGATGTCCAGCGGCATTGTGTCCTCGACGACGCCAGCGGTACATTGATGCGGACAGCAATGCGCCAATTGCAGCTGTCGGCGCGCTCGTACCACCGCATCCTCAAGCTCTCGCGTACGATCGCCGATCTGGCCGGGGACGATGCCATTCGCTCGCATCATCTTGCCGAGGCGTTGCAGTATCGACCGAAGATCATGACGCCGTAG
- a CDS encoding (2Fe-2S)-binding protein, protein MPRIEAEGIKAFEATSGRRLVLELMDNDVDILHRCGGLAKCTTCRVEVLEGDAGEMTERERVRLAREKELGENTRLSCQILCTSDLSVRVLRRFSESGLSDAGPMPSEDIDATEHA, encoded by the coding sequence ATGCCACGGATTGAGGCGGAGGGGATCAAGGCGTTCGAGGCCACGTCGGGTCGGCGACTGGTCCTGGAACTCATGGACAACGACGTTGATATTCTCCATCGGTGCGGCGGTCTGGCGAAGTGCACCACCTGCCGCGTCGAAGTGCTCGAAGGCGATGCTGGCGAGATGACCGAGCGCGAGCGGGTTCGTCTGGCACGCGAGAAGGAGCTGGGCGAGAACACGCGCCTCTCGTGCCAGATTCTGTGCACCAGCGATCTCAGCGTCCGTGTACTACGCCGATTCAGTGAGTCCGGCCTCTCCGACGCCGGCCCAATGCCGAGCGAAGACATCGACGCAACCGAGCACGCCTGA